A DNA window from Leopardus geoffroyi isolate Oge1 chromosome A1, O.geoffroyi_Oge1_pat1.0, whole genome shotgun sequence contains the following coding sequences:
- the LOC123578181 gene encoding 60S ribosomal protein L36a-like — protein MLLKPTGLSARSVASTKVTQYEKGKDFLYAEGKRRYDRKQSGYGGQTKPTFQKKAKTTKKIMLRLECVEPNYRSKRMLAIK, from the coding sequence ATGTTGCTAAAACCCACTGGACTTTCTGCAAGAAGTGTGGCAAGCACCAAAGTGACACAGTACGAGAAAGGCAAAGATTTTCTTTATGCCGAGGGAAAGAGGCGTTATGACAGGAAGCAGAGTGGCTATGGAGGGCAAACTAAGCCTACTTTCCAGAAAAAGGCTAAAACTACAAAGAAGATTATGCTGAGGCTTGAATGTGTTGAGCCCAACTACAGATCTAAGAGAATGCTGGCTATTAAGTGA